The region CCTCCGCACCGGGTCGAGCCGCTGGGCGAGATCGACCTCGCGGTCGAGGGGATGACGTGCGCGAGCTGCGTCGCCCGGGTCGAGCGCAAGCTGTCGCGGCTGCCCGGCGTCACGGCCGAGGTCAACCTCGCGCTCGAGCAGGCGCACGTCGTGCTCACCGAGCCCGCGAGCGACGACGAGCTGCTCGCCGCCGTCGCGAGCGCCGGGTACACCGCACGCGTGATCGGGCGCGAGGTGCCGACGGCGGAGCACGACTCCCACGACGGCCACCACGGCCACCACCACGCGAACGACTACAGCGCGGACGCCGCGGATCACGACGCGTCCGACCTCTCGGCCCCCGTGGCCGACCGGGGGACGGTGCTGCGCCGTCGGCTGGTCGTCGCCTCGATCCTGACCCTGCCGGTCCTGGTCCTGTCGATGGTGCCGCCGCTGCAGTTCGCCGGCTGGCAGTGGGTCGTCGCGGCGCTCACGCTGCCGGTCGTGACGTGGGCGGCGTGGCCGTTCCACGTCGCCGCTGCGCGCGCCGGGCGGCACGGCTCCTCGACCATGGACACGCTCGTCTCGCTCGGCGTGATCGCCGCGTCGCTGTGGTCGCTGTGGGCGCTCGTGCTCGGCGGCGCCGGGATGATCGGCATGCGCATGGAGCCGACACTCGTGCCCCGCCTCGGCGGGGCGGGCGAGCACGGCGGGATGCCGGAGCTCTACTTCGAGGTCGCCGCCGTCGTCGTGACCTTCCTGCTGGCCGGCCGGTACGCGGAGCACCGCGCGCGGCGCTCCTCGGGCGACGCGCTGCGCAGCCTGCTCGAGCTCGGCGCCAAGGAGGCCGTGCTGGTCGAGACCGCGGCGGACGGCACGCGCACCGAGCGGTCCGTGCCGATCGGCGACCTCGCCGTCGGTGACCTGTTCGCGGTGCGCCCGGGCGGGGCCATCGCGACCGACGGCGAGGTGGTCGAGGGGCGATCCGCCGTCGACACCTCGCTGCTGACGGGCGAACCCGTCCCGGTCGACGTCGGACCCGGCGACACCGTCACCGGCGCGACGGTCAACACCTCCGGCGCGCTGCTCGTGCGCGCGACGCGCATCGGGTCCGACACCGCGCTCGCGCAGATCTCGCGACTCGTCTCGCGCGCGCAGACCGGCAAGGCCCCGGTGCAGCGCCTCGCGGACCGCATCTCGGCGGTGTTCGTGCCGATCGTGGTGCTGCTCGCGCTCGCGACGCTCGGGGTCTGGCTGACGATCGGGGCGTTGGGCGGCACGAGCGGACAGAGCGGTCAGGGCCTCAGCACCGGCGAGGTGCAGGTGGCGTTCACGGCCGCCGTCGCCGTCCTGATCATCGCGTGCCCCTGCGCGCTCGGCCTCGCGACGCCGACGGCGCTGCTGGTCGGCACCGGGCGCGGCGCGCGGCTCGGCATCCTCATCAAGGGTCCGGAGATCCTCGAGGCCACGCGCCGCGTGGACGTCGCCGTGCTCGACAAGACCGGGACGATCACGGCCGGGCGGATGGCCGTGACCGAGGTCGCCGCCGCCCGTGGGGACGACGACGCCGCGCGCGCCGAGGTGCTCGCCCTCGCGGGGGCGCTCGAGCGCAGCTCGGAGCACCCGATCGCGCGGGCGGTCGTGGCCGCCGCCGAGACGGCCGGTGGCGCCGCCCCCGAGGTGACGGACTTCGACTCCGCCGCCGGGTTCGGCGTGAGCGGGCGGCTGACGGACGGCGCGCGCGTCGCCGTCGGGCGCCCGGGCTGGATCGCGGAGCAGGGCGAGGTGCCGGCGGTGGTGGGCGACGCCGTCGCGCGCCTCGAGGCGACCGGCGCGACGACCGTGGTCCTCGCGCGGGGCGACGCAGGCGGGGCCCTGACGGCGATCGGCGTGATCGCGCTGGCCGACGAGATCAAGGAGACCTCGCGGGAGGCGGTCGCCGAGCTCGTGGCGCTCGGGATCGAGCCCGTGCTGCTGACGGGTGACCAGGAGGCCGCCGCACGGACGGTGGCGGACGCGGTCGGGATCGAGCGCGTCGTCGCCGGCGTGCTGCCCGAGGGCAAGGTGGCCGAGGTCGAGCGGCTGCAGGCCGCCGGCCGCGTGGTGGCGATGGTCGGCGACGGCGTGAATGACGCCGCGGCGCTCGCGCAGGCCGACCTGGGCCTCGCGATGGGGACGGGCACCGACGTCGCGATCGAGGCGAGCGACCTCACGCTGGTGCGGGGCGACCTGCGCAGCGCACCGCGCGCGATCGCGCTGTCGCGACGGACGCTGCGGGTCATCAAGCAGAACCTGTTCTGGGCGTTCGCCTACAACGTGGCCGCGATCCCGCTGGCGGCGCTCGCGCTGCTCAACCCGATGATCGCGGGTGCCGCGATGGCCGCCAGCTCGGTCATCGTGGTGACGAACTCGCTGCGGCTGCGCTCCGCCTGAGGCCGGCGCGGCGCCGCCGGCCACCGCGCACCGGCCACCCGCCACCCGCCACCCGCCGCCGGCCACCAGCCACCGTGAGGAAGAAGCAACGGTCGTGGGGAAGGAGCAGCCCGCTCCTTCCCCACGACCGTTGCTTCTTCCTCACGCACCTCGGAGGCTCAGCGGAAGCGTCGACCCTCGTCGTTGCGGT is a window of Litorihabitans aurantiacus DNA encoding:
- a CDS encoding heavy metal translocating P-type ATPase encodes the protein MTTPTHDTPPPPHRVEPLGEIDLAVEGMTCASCVARVERKLSRLPGVTAEVNLALEQAHVVLTEPASDDELLAAVASAGYTARVIGREVPTAEHDSHDGHHGHHHANDYSADAADHDASDLSAPVADRGTVLRRRLVVASILTLPVLVLSMVPPLQFAGWQWVVAALTLPVVTWAAWPFHVAAARAGRHGSSTMDTLVSLGVIAASLWSLWALVLGGAGMIGMRMEPTLVPRLGGAGEHGGMPELYFEVAAVVVTFLLAGRYAEHRARRSSGDALRSLLELGAKEAVLVETAADGTRTERSVPIGDLAVGDLFAVRPGGAIATDGEVVEGRSAVDTSLLTGEPVPVDVGPGDTVTGATVNTSGALLVRATRIGSDTALAQISRLVSRAQTGKAPVQRLADRISAVFVPIVVLLALATLGVWLTIGALGGTSGQSGQGLSTGEVQVAFTAAVAVLIIACPCALGLATPTALLVGTGRGARLGILIKGPEILEATRRVDVAVLDKTGTITAGRMAVTEVAAARGDDDAARAEVLALAGALERSSEHPIARAVVAAAETAGGAAPEVTDFDSAAGFGVSGRLTDGARVAVGRPGWIAEQGEVPAVVGDAVARLEATGATTVVLARGDAGGALTAIGVIALADEIKETSREAVAELVALGIEPVLLTGDQEAAARTVADAVGIERVVAGVLPEGKVAEVERLQAAGRVVAMVGDGVNDAAALAQADLGLAMGTGTDVAIEASDLTLVRGDLRSAPRAIALSRRTLRVIKQNLFWAFAYNVAAIPLAALALLNPMIAGAAMAASSVIVVTNSLRLRSA